In the genome of Vespa crabro chromosome 1, iyVesCrab1.2, whole genome shotgun sequence, the window TAAAAACAATTGAAAAGTATCatactcgttcaattttaatacACACTGTGTAAATATCCTGTTTCACACTTGCTACTGAGATGTGGAGGTATTGACGTCACAGGCAATCTTCACGATAATATGTTCACGCGAGTCGTAGTTCACGATCGTAATTCACGTTTGTGCTTCATGTCTCATGAGTAGAATGACTTTAAACGCATATACTTATAGATCTGTttgttttagttttattttatttttttctcaacatTAATTgtctattatatctattagtATAAGTTAAATTATGTAACTTTTTTAGACATGAACAAAATTGGGTTATATAAaggttaaaaaaagataatgttttacaaatattactcTGTTTACGTAACGAAAGAATGTAAATGTGAAATTTTTGATCTTTGTCGCTTTTTATCTAATCTTGGAATAGATGAAAATTGTCTATCTTTtactattttcgattttatcttggcacatagaagaaacaagaaggaaTTGATCAATCGGTCTTTTATGAAGCATACGTGAGTAAAGAAAGGATGGAAATGGAAAgaatggaaaggaaaaagagtagGAAAGAAGCGAAGGAAGTAACGAACGAAGGAAGGTGGAAAGGAACGACAGTCCGTGGCGAGGGACGAATGGACGGATGGCCGGGTAACCCAGATCGGTTCAGTTCAGCCGATCCAACAGAGACCGTCAGCCAGTAACGTCGCGGCCGTCGAACGTGATTCCAACTTTTTGAAGATTCCTTCTTCACTTGAACTCTATCTTAAGTTCTTATCGTTTTCCCTTTTTGGAGATATACCACAAGATCAGTGCAAACAGGGAGCTTGCCATTCGCTCACGTTTCATGCAAGAAGACACAGTGTTGATGACACGTGCAAGAAGTAAGAGTGAGTACGTTGtctaaatgaattattttaattcgcgGTTTAAACctaatattaaatacttaTATACTGATACAATTTTCAATCAGAAGTATCTATCTTGATTGATACAATAGGCTATCTTGAATGATACAGCAACTAcgtataattatgtattatataacgataaatagaATATCTTGATGATATCACTTTATACTTATTtgaatatgttaataattatgcaAGTTGAATATTCTTTGAAAGCTGACGATTacagtaattattttttgttcatttccAAGAAAGCGAAACGTTGGCGAGCCCGAGGGAGATGCAGTTATTATATGGTAATAAAAGAATCAGCTAGCTGGGAATGTAGTTAGAGgaggagatatatataaagagtcGCAAAAAGTATCATTACACAGCTAAATAGAAAttgggaagaaaagaaaaagacgtcTATAGAAGGATGTCCgtaggaagaagaaggtatAAGATGATGACGATGGCATGGGTCCTCGTGATCCTAACAATGGCGAACGAAGTAAAGCTCAATACTGTACAGTCCTCGTCCTTGAATGTGGTCGAGACCTTAACAAATTCGGAGAACGAAGTATTCGATGTAAGCACGGACGATCACCCTCATAGAGTGAGTGGCAAACCGAGTAAGTttgatatagatattaatcatGTAACGATGATCGATGATAAATCAAGCTATCAGATTGAGTCTTCCAACACGGAGAACTCGACGAGGAGTTCGATAGACGAAGAAGAGTCTTCTTCGTGCGAGCAAGATCTTTGTGTAGGCGAGAAACTTTCGAATCTTTTGGACGAACTGTACAAGGTCGACGAGTATAATGTTACGGATTCCGTGCAGATAATACGAAGTGAAACCAACAACAAACCGAAGACTAAGAGGGAATTTGAAAAGGAGTTCGAGAGGAGGTCTGATCTTCTTGACGAGCTTCATCGATATGCGAAAGAACACGTGGTTAGGATCAAGATCGATCCCAATACGATCACCGGCAGAAAAGGAAGAACTTTCTTCGATGGTGAGTGTGATAcgcgcgtgtgtatatgtttgtctgcgaagaaaaaaaaagagagagagaaagagagagagaaagagagagagaaagagggagagagagagagagagaaagagagagaaagaggtcaTTTAGATAAATGTGTTCTAAAACGCTGTCGAATACTCTTAACTGTTTGACTAAGTTGGAATGTATATTAGCACGGAGAAAGGGTGAAGAATTTCAGCTTAAGAATGTTTCTCGGTGCACGATGTCTAAATGACTCTTGTACGAGATTGAAATTGTATGCGCGGGGCACATCAGAGCTAACTTAATACTGATTGGCTTTTTAAAAGGCGAAATTGGGCAAAATGGTATTTGTTAACAATTGGCGAGAAGGtctaaaacaaatttttcagTAATTCCACGTCAGgggggaaggagagaaagaaaaaagaaaaaggggagaaggacgaaagaaaatcCAACATTTACCGTGGCATGGCTTATAGGACTAATTGGGCAGGCTTTAATCGGCTGGTACTTTTGCTTTCAGCCCTCTTTCAGGGAAAGAGTACCTTTTTAACAGGATTCGGACTTGGTTTTCTAGCGTTCGGCCTGAAGAAGCTCTTGCTACCGTTGTTCTTTGGTATACAGATTATTAAGAGCGTCTTACTTGCTCTCTTTTTACCAAGTATCATCGGCAGTATCGGTAATATCGTTGGCAAaggtaatttttataattaaatagagtaaattaatatagtttttggcaatggtatatatataataattagcgatatttttgatatcctaattttgtattatttaaaattttaaagtatattataatataaacagtgaaatataattatatacaaatataatataaacagtGAAAGGCAAAAGTTTTGGAATGGtcaattattttagaaaatattgatatattggAACAATATTTTAAACCAAAAAAGTAACgcttacaaaatttattaactgatgatattaatttgattttgaaataattttgaaaatcttGGTTAAGGACTACAGTtacaagaatattatataaaaaatagggGTTTCGATTTAAGATTTTTGTGTTGACCTTGATTGGACTTTTCAAGATCATTAcaaagacaaataaatatcattagctaatcgatttttcttaatcctactgtttttttttgaaacatttttctaatatatcaatattttttgaaataatgagATAATTAGACCTAccaaaacttatatatattaggtcaGTCCAAAAGTTCGTGCGCATTAGtagcatgtatgtatgtagcaAAATGCGTACAAACTTTTGGACTGAcctgatatatgtatacatatatatatatatatatatatatatatatatatagatatatgtatacatatatatatatatatatatatatatatatatatatatatatataatagataataaagaaaaaattaatttaaatagatttaattgtaaacattttctactttcatttgctattatatttgaataagCAAATGATTCGAAAGCTATTTTTATATGCTGAAATTTTCGTAGGTGTGTCATCCTTCGCACAATCTTCCCAAACTGTAACGGCTGCTCCTGAAGAAAACTTTGAGTTCAAGGACAACTTAGATCTTTACAATGACGATTATTTGACGCGACAGCCAGTCGGAACATTGCCAGCTTCTACATTATACGATGAGAATATGATGCAGTCACAGAAAAGTCCAGAGATTTCTTCTAGATATTCCTTCGTTGATCCAGCATATACTCATGCTAATACGATTTctgatcgatattatatgaGACATGCGGCGCAAGGCTTCACGAAGAAACAAGATTTCAAGGCAAgtgatagattttttttcgcGAGTACAGGATAGATTATGAAATTCATCAATCACACTTTCTTTAAACCAAGATGTAAATTAGATGTTTCTTAAAAACTAAATCTAATAGTTAAATTAGAACAATATCATATTTCTGTTCGATAAAATTGTAATCAAAATAAAGAGTTGTCGTAAAATTTATGAGCAAGTGCTCTATGTTTAGAAAGATGTCAATCAAATCGTAATGGTTACGTCGGTTCCCGTTAAACTCACTTTATACATCGTTACTCATTATCATTTCATTAGCACATTAATCCGTGATCTGTTTGCATCAGTAATATCCAATCAACGTAATGTCCAAGAACTCGAATTGATGTGCCGGTACATCCGGTTCTTCCTTATATAGCTAAAAATTAAGTATATGTATTGATTAAGCGTGGATCGGACACATGTGACGTGTGTTCTACTTTTACAGGACATATTAATGAACCTCTTTTAAtgcttgttttctttttacttcaaTTTGAAttatgaacattttttttttcattttttttgcaTACTCATCTATATTGGCACGTAAAACTTAATTTTCCGACATGTATGTCGATAGATCTTTCACGAGATTCCAACGAGCTCGTTGCTCCTGACGAACTACGACCCGTTCTACTCACCTCTACTCTCGCGATTGGATGCTGTTTTTTATCGACTTGGGCACACTAGTGAGGGCTGTAGAGAGTATGCAGTCTGTGCAATGTATCGAAGTCCAGCACGATACGCTCCGTATTCTAATCTCGTTTCTGCTCAACTCTCAAGAGAATTAAACGAGCTGAGGAAACCTGCTAGTGATAATCCGGATGTCTTGAGATTTTTCCGGTACATGAAGGCAGCCAAGGATGGTCAAGATGGTATCAATTGCGAAGACGTTTACGCTAATTGTCCTACCGCCAGAGAGGATCAAAATCTGAGGCAAAATCAGGCCATGCTGGCGACCTATCAGGACATTGACAAACTCGTGCACGCTAGGAAACTTTGAAAGAATATTTGTCCTTTACGTAGAATTGCTAAATATCTTTACGTTGATTCCTTAAAAGAACAAACATTCGATCTATGATAGGATgacgattattactattaccgttgACATTGTTACGGTAACCGTTATCTGTATACATCTGCGATATAAGTAGTATTGTGCGATTTTTCATAATAGAAGGAAAGCAGTTTTTGTAACAGGATGTATACTGCGTtcgtgatattttttattgcaatAAAAGAATAGTTAAGATTGATCGTTCCTGTAGTATGAAAAAAGTAACTTAAGCATTAAAGGAACAATCACTTTTcgatatcgaatattttttgcGAAAATAACACGATCGACGAACAGTtctcaattttatttacttatatgtttggattatttatttgttgctCGAACGgtgtaatgaaaataaacggTGACGTAAATGTTATTTATCTCCCAAAAGTGCGAGAATGTATTGAAGTGGCTttactaatttatttatttttagtaaaATGTATGACGTGACAGTGTACTTGATTAAAATTAGCgaagtttatttaaataagaatcTATAGGTACACTAATTAATgtacaatgaaaatagaatACATTCTTTTGAATGCATTGATTTTTCTTCGGTCGAaaatttacgatttatttgaaaatactaGAATTTTACTTATTCGTTCTTCACttgatatttttgataaaaataaaaatgaaaatagcgATCGAATTCGTTTTATTAGCTCTTTTGTCCTAGActtaagaaatttataaatttagaaataGAATGGACGATTGGCTTAGTCGGTGATAGATGAAagacaaaatgaaattaaaatatccaTGTAAGAGGTCGATGACGCATGTGCTGAGCATCAAGTTGCGTAAAGGAAAGTTTGtttctcttcatcttccttACAACGATTTCGTCTCTCCAATAGGTTCCGGTCCTATATCCGAGGTCACTttcactttcatttttttaatacttgcTCTATTCTTAGAATCCTACAGATCCTTCCCTCTCCTTAAAATTGGACCGATCTGTTGTATAAATGCAACAGCCGGTCACTAGCAGATATGTTAAGTTCATTTTGCTTCCTCTCCGGACGCAGCTCCTTTCTTTACTTAGTTTAATATCGAAGGGTAAGTTATACGATTAATTTCTATCTTCTAATATAATTGAAGTTagattcaatattatatattgaaaacgtaacaatgatatttttttaattttgaagaaaaagattatgaaataaattaggacataacaatttatatgtaatttttcga includes:
- the LOC124428110 gene encoding uncharacterized protein LOC124428110 isoform X2 encodes the protein MSVGRRRYKMMTMAWVLVILTMANEVKLNTVQSSSLNVVETLTNSENEVFDVSTDDHPHRVSGKPSKFDIDINHVTMIDDKSSYQIESSNTENSTRSSIDEEESSSCEQDLCVGEKLSNLLDELYKVDEYNVTDSVQIIRSETNNKPKTKREFEKEFERRSDLLDELHRYAKEHVVRIKIDPNTITGRKGRTFFDAFGLKKLLLPLFFGIQIIKSVLLALFLPSIIGSIGNIVGKGVSSFAQSSQTVTAAPEENFEFKDNLDLYNDDYLTRQPVGTLPASTLYDENMMQSQKSPEISSRYSFVDPAYTHANTISDRYYMRHAAQGFTKKQDFKIFHEIPTSSLLLTNYDPFYSPLLSRLDAVFYRLGHTSEGCREYAVCAMYRSPARYAPYSNLVSAQLSRELNELRKPASDNPDVLRFFRYMKAAKDGQDGINCEDVYANCPTAREDQNLRQNQAMLATYQDIDKLVHARKL
- the LOC124428110 gene encoding uncharacterized protein LOC124428110 isoform X1, which produces MSVGRRRYKMMTMAWVLVILTMANEVKLNTVQSSSLNVVETLTNSENEVFDVSTDDHPHRVSGKPSKFDIDINHVTMIDDKSSYQIESSNTENSTRSSIDEEESSSCEQDLCVGEKLSNLLDELYKVDEYNVTDSVQIIRSETNNKPKTKREFEKEFERRSDLLDELHRYAKEHVVRIKIDPNTITGRKGRTFFDALFQGKSTFLTGFGLGFLAFGLKKLLLPLFFGIQIIKSVLLALFLPSIIGSIGNIVGKGVSSFAQSSQTVTAAPEENFEFKDNLDLYNDDYLTRQPVGTLPASTLYDENMMQSQKSPEISSRYSFVDPAYTHANTISDRYYMRHAAQGFTKKQDFKIFHEIPTSSLLLTNYDPFYSPLLSRLDAVFYRLGHTSEGCREYAVCAMYRSPARYAPYSNLVSAQLSRELNELRKPASDNPDVLRFFRYMKAAKDGQDGINCEDVYANCPTAREDQNLRQNQAMLATYQDIDKLVHARKL